The following coding sequences are from one Rattus norvegicus strain BN/NHsdMcwi chromosome 11, GRCr8, whole genome shotgun sequence window:
- the Fetub gene encoding fetuin-B isoform X2, protein MGVLRLLVLCTLAACCVARSPPAPPLPNAPFAPLRPLGCNDSEVLAVAGFALQNINRVQKDGYMLTLNRVHDARVHRQANMGSLFYLMLDVLETGCHVLSRKALKDCGPRIFYETVHGQCKAMFHVNKPRRVLYLPAYNCTLRPVSKRKIHSMCPDCPHPVDLSAPSVLEAATESLAKFNSENPSKQYALVKVTKATTQWVVGPSYFVEYLIKESPCTQSQDSCSLQASDSEPVGLCQGSLIKSPGVPPQRFKKTVTVSCEFFESQDQVPGGENPADTQDAKKLPQKNTAPTSSPSITAPRGSIQHLPEQEEPEDSKGKSPEEPFPVQLDLTTNPQGDTLDVSFLYLEPEEKKLVVLPFPGKEQRSPECPGPEKQRTP, encoded by the exons ATGGGTGTGCTACGGCTTCTGGTGCTCTGCACCCTGGCTGCATGCTGTGTGGCCCGCTCTCCCCCAGCTCCACCCCTGCCAAACGCCCCCTTCGCACCTCTGCGTCCCCTGGGCTGTAACGACTCTGAAGTGCTGGCAGTTGCAGGTTTTGCCCTGCAGAACATCAACAGAGTCCAAAAGGATGGCTACATGTTGACCCTCAACAGAGTACACGATGCTCGGGTTCACCGTCAGGCAA ACATGGGCTCTCTGTTCTACCTCATGCTGGACGTCTTAGAGACTGGCTGCCACGTGCTCAGCAGGAAGGCACTGAAGGACTGCGGACCGAGGATTTTCTATGAGACT GTTCATGGACAGTGCAAAGCTATGTTTCACGTTAACAAGCCAAGAAGAGTTCTCTACTTACCTGCTTATAACTGTACACTTCGCCCAG TTTCTAAAAGGAAGATTCATTCTATGTGCCCTGACTGCCCGCATCCCGTTGACTTGTCAGCCCCCAGTGTTCTGGAAGCTGCCACAGAATCACTTGCGAAGTTTAACAGCGAGAACCCCTCAAAACAATATGCACTCGTCAAAGTCACCAAGGCTACGACCCAG TGGGTGGTTGGTCCTTCTTACTTTGTGGAATATTTGATCAAAGAGTCACCATGTACCCAGTCTCAGGACAGCTGTTCACTCCAGGCCTCCGACTCTGAG CCCGTTGGTCTTTGCCAAGGTTCACTGATTAAAAGTCCCGGGGTCCCTCCTCAACGCTTTAAAAAGACTGTCACTGTGTCGTGCGAGTTTTTCGAATCTCAG GACCAGGTCCCTGGAGGTGAGAACCCTGCTGATACCCAAGATGCTAAGAAACTCCCTCAGAAAAACACAGCCCCTACCAGCTCACCCTCCATAACTGCACCAAGAGGATCTATCCAACACCTCCCTGAGCAGGAGGAGCCTGAAGACTCCAAGGGAAAGAGTCCTGAGGAACCCTTTCCTGTGCAGCTGGATCTAACCACAAACCCACAGGGTGACACACTGGATGTCTCCTTCCTCTAcctggagcctgaggaaaagaaactgGTGGTCCTGCCTTTCCCTGGGAAGGAACAGCGCTCCCCTGAGTGCCCGGGGCCCGAAAAGCAAAGAACCCCCTGA
- the Fetub gene encoding fetuin-B isoform X1, translated as MTLGPLSPTFRATSFLRSSRPMGVLRLLVLCTLAACCVARSPPAPPLPNAPFAPLRPLGCNDSEVLAVAGFALQNINRVQKDGYMLTLNRVHDARVHRQEDMGSLFYLMLDVLETGCHVLSRKALKDCGPRIFYETVHGQCKAMFHVNKPRRVLYLPAYNCTLRPVSKRKIHSMCPDCPHPVDLSAPSVLEAATESLAKFNSENPSKQYALVKVTKATTQWVVGPSYFVEYLIKESPCTQSQDSCSLQASDSEPVGLCQGSLIKSPGVPPQRFKKTVTVSCEFFESQDQVPGGENPADTQDAKKLPQKNTAPTSSPSITAPRGSIQHLPEQEEPEDSKGKSPEEPFPVQLDLTTNPQGDTLDVSFLYLEPEEKKLVVLPFPGKEQRSPECPGPEKQRTP; from the exons ATGACTCTGGGTCCTCTGAGCCCCACCTTCCGTGCTACTTCCTTTCTCAGATCATCCAGACC AATGGGTGTGCTACGGCTTCTGGTGCTCTGCACCCTGGCTGCATGCTGTGTGGCCCGCTCTCCCCCAGCTCCACCCCTGCCAAACGCCCCCTTCGCACCTCTGCGTCCCCTGGGCTGTAACGACTCTGAAGTGCTGGCAGTTGCAGGTTTTGCCCTGCAGAACATCAACAGAGTCCAAAAGGATGGCTACATGTTGACCCTCAACAGAGTACACGATGCTCGGGTTCACCGTCAG GAAGACATGGGCTCTCTGTTCTACCTCATGCTGGACGTCTTAGAGACTGGCTGCCACGTGCTCAGCAGGAAGGCACTGAAGGACTGCGGACCGAGGATTTTCTATGAGACT GTTCATGGACAGTGCAAAGCTATGTTTCACGTTAACAAGCCAAGAAGAGTTCTCTACTTACCTGCTTATAACTGTACACTTCGCCCAG TTTCTAAAAGGAAGATTCATTCTATGTGCCCTGACTGCCCGCATCCCGTTGACTTGTCAGCCCCCAGTGTTCTGGAAGCTGCCACAGAATCACTTGCGAAGTTTAACAGCGAGAACCCCTCAAAACAATATGCACTCGTCAAAGTCACCAAGGCTACGACCCAG TGGGTGGTTGGTCCTTCTTACTTTGTGGAATATTTGATCAAAGAGTCACCATGTACCCAGTCTCAGGACAGCTGTTCACTCCAGGCCTCCGACTCTGAG CCCGTTGGTCTTTGCCAAGGTTCACTGATTAAAAGTCCCGGGGTCCCTCCTCAACGCTTTAAAAAGACTGTCACTGTGTCGTGCGAGTTTTTCGAATCTCAG GACCAGGTCCCTGGAGGTGAGAACCCTGCTGATACCCAAGATGCTAAGAAACTCCCTCAGAAAAACACAGCCCCTACCAGCTCACCCTCCATAACTGCACCAAGAGGATCTATCCAACACCTCCCTGAGCAGGAGGAGCCTGAAGACTCCAAGGGAAAGAGTCCTGAGGAACCCTTTCCTGTGCAGCTGGATCTAACCACAAACCCACAGGGTGACACACTGGATGTCTCCTTCCTCTAcctggagcctgaggaaaagaaactgGTGGTCCTGCCTTTCCCTGGGAAGGAACAGCGCTCCCCTGAGTGCCCGGGGCCCGAAAAGCAAAGAACCCCCTGA
- the Fetub gene encoding fetuin-B precursor, giving the protein MGVLRLLVLCTLAACCVARSPPAPPLPNAPFAPLRPLGCNDSEVLAVAGFALQNINRVQKDGYMLTLNRVHDARVHRQEDMGSLFYLMLDVLETGCHVLSRKALKDCGPRIFYETVHGQCKAMFHVNKPRRVLYLPAYNCTLRPVSKRKIHSMCPDCPHPVDLSAPSVLEAATESLAKFNSENPSKQYALVKVTKATTQWVVGPSYFVEYLIKESPCTQSQDSCSLQASDSEPVGLCQGSLIKSPGVPPQRFKKTVTVSCEFFESQDQVPGGENPADTQDAKKLPQKNTAPTSSPSITAPRGSIQHLPEQEEPEDSKGKSPEEPFPVQLDLTTNPQGDTLDVSFLYLEPEEKKLVVLPFPGKEQRSPECPGPEKQRTP; this is encoded by the exons ATGGGTGTGCTACGGCTTCTGGTGCTCTGCACCCTGGCTGCATGCTGTGTGGCCCGCTCTCCCCCAGCTCCACCCCTGCCAAACGCCCCCTTCGCACCTCTGCGTCCCCTGGGCTGTAACGACTCTGAAGTGCTGGCAGTTGCAGGTTTTGCCCTGCAGAACATCAACAGAGTCCAAAAGGATGGCTACATGTTGACCCTCAACAGAGTACACGATGCTCGGGTTCACCGTCAG GAAGACATGGGCTCTCTGTTCTACCTCATGCTGGACGTCTTAGAGACTGGCTGCCACGTGCTCAGCAGGAAGGCACTGAAGGACTGCGGACCGAGGATTTTCTATGAGACT GTTCATGGACAGTGCAAAGCTATGTTTCACGTTAACAAGCCAAGAAGAGTTCTCTACTTACCTGCTTATAACTGTACACTTCGCCCAG TTTCTAAAAGGAAGATTCATTCTATGTGCCCTGACTGCCCGCATCCCGTTGACTTGTCAGCCCCCAGTGTTCTGGAAGCTGCCACAGAATCACTTGCGAAGTTTAACAGCGAGAACCCCTCAAAACAATATGCACTCGTCAAAGTCACCAAGGCTACGACCCAG TGGGTGGTTGGTCCTTCTTACTTTGTGGAATATTTGATCAAAGAGTCACCATGTACCCAGTCTCAGGACAGCTGTTCACTCCAGGCCTCCGACTCTGAG CCCGTTGGTCTTTGCCAAGGTTCACTGATTAAAAGTCCCGGGGTCCCTCCTCAACGCTTTAAAAAGACTGTCACTGTGTCGTGCGAGTTTTTCGAATCTCAG GACCAGGTCCCTGGAGGTGAGAACCCTGCTGATACCCAAGATGCTAAGAAACTCCCTCAGAAAAACACAGCCCCTACCAGCTCACCCTCCATAACTGCACCAAGAGGATCTATCCAACACCTCCCTGAGCAGGAGGAGCCTGAAGACTCCAAGGGAAAGAGTCCTGAGGAACCCTTTCCTGTGCAGCTGGATCTAACCACAAACCCACAGGGTGACACACTGGATGTCTCCTTCCTCTAcctggagcctgaggaaaagaaactgGTGGTCCTGCCTTTCCCTGGGAAGGAACAGCGCTCCCCTGAGTGCCCGGGGCCCGAAAAGCAAAGAACCCCCTGA
- the Fetub gene encoding fetuin-B isoform 1 precursor (isoform 1 precursor is encoded by transcript variant 1), translating into MISRFHRCGSVTSSGMGVLRLLVLCTLAACCVARSPPAPPLPNAPFAPLRPLGCNDSEVLAVAGFALQNINRVQKDGYMLTLNRVHDARVHRQEDMGSLFYLMLDVLETGCHVLSRKALKDCGPRIFYETVHGQCKAMFHVNKPRRVLYLPAYNCTLRPVSKRKIHSMCPDCPHPVDLSAPSVLEAATESLAKFNSENPSKQYALVKVTKATTQWVVGPSYFVEYLIKESPCTQSQDSCSLQASDSEPVGLCQGSLIKSPGVPPQRFKKTVTVSCEFFESQDQVPGGENPADTQDAKKLPQKNTAPTSSPSITAPRGSIQHLPEQEEPEDSKGKSPEEPFPVQLDLTTNPQGDTLDVSFLYLEPEEKKLVVLPFPGKEQRSPECPGPEKQRTP; encoded by the exons ATGATTAGCAGATTTCACAGATGTGGCAGTGTGACTTCCAGCGG AATGGGTGTGCTACGGCTTCTGGTGCTCTGCACCCTGGCTGCATGCTGTGTGGCCCGCTCTCCCCCAGCTCCACCCCTGCCAAACGCCCCCTTCGCACCTCTGCGTCCCCTGGGCTGTAACGACTCTGAAGTGCTGGCAGTTGCAGGTTTTGCCCTGCAGAACATCAACAGAGTCCAAAAGGATGGCTACATGTTGACCCTCAACAGAGTACACGATGCTCGGGTTCACCGTCAG GAAGACATGGGCTCTCTGTTCTACCTCATGCTGGACGTCTTAGAGACTGGCTGCCACGTGCTCAGCAGGAAGGCACTGAAGGACTGCGGACCGAGGATTTTCTATGAGACT GTTCATGGACAGTGCAAAGCTATGTTTCACGTTAACAAGCCAAGAAGAGTTCTCTACTTACCTGCTTATAACTGTACACTTCGCCCAG TTTCTAAAAGGAAGATTCATTCTATGTGCCCTGACTGCCCGCATCCCGTTGACTTGTCAGCCCCCAGTGTTCTGGAAGCTGCCACAGAATCACTTGCGAAGTTTAACAGCGAGAACCCCTCAAAACAATATGCACTCGTCAAAGTCACCAAGGCTACGACCCAG TGGGTGGTTGGTCCTTCTTACTTTGTGGAATATTTGATCAAAGAGTCACCATGTACCCAGTCTCAGGACAGCTGTTCACTCCAGGCCTCCGACTCTGAG CCCGTTGGTCTTTGCCAAGGTTCACTGATTAAAAGTCCCGGGGTCCCTCCTCAACGCTTTAAAAAGACTGTCACTGTGTCGTGCGAGTTTTTCGAATCTCAG GACCAGGTCCCTGGAGGTGAGAACCCTGCTGATACCCAAGATGCTAAGAAACTCCCTCAGAAAAACACAGCCCCTACCAGCTCACCCTCCATAACTGCACCAAGAGGATCTATCCAACACCTCCCTGAGCAGGAGGAGCCTGAAGACTCCAAGGGAAAGAGTCCTGAGGAACCCTTTCCTGTGCAGCTGGATCTAACCACAAACCCACAGGGTGACACACTGGATGTCTCCTTCCTCTAcctggagcctgaggaaaagaaactgGTGGTCCTGCCTTTCCCTGGGAAGGAACAGCGCTCCCCTGAGTGCCCGGGGCCCGAAAAGCAAAGAACCCCCTGA